The following proteins are co-located in the Microbulbifer sp. VAAF005 genome:
- the pepN gene encoding aminopeptidase N, with protein sequence MKDSQPKTIYLKDYQVPDYLVDATDLHFELEPKATLVKSRLNIRRNPKAGTGLPPLVLDGVELELLSVSLDGVLLSTSDYQVLPEGLSIPVEKPEFLLEIRNRINPEENTSLEGLYLSNGMYCTQCEAEGFRKITFYPDRPDVMSKFTTTIVAPMDHPVLLSNGNEVERGRYEDGRQFVTWEDPFTKPAYLFALVGGDLEHVEDSFTTASGRKVKLQIFTEAKNIGKCDHAMRSLKNAMRWDEENYGKEYDLDIFMIVAVDHFNMGAMENKGLNIFNSACVLASPETATDSAFQRIESIVGHEYFHNWSGNRVTCRDWFQLSLKEGFTVFRDAEFSADLNSRAVKRIEDVSLLRTTQFAEDAGPMAHPIRPDSYIEISNFYTLTIYEKGAEVVRMIHTLLGAEGFRKGSDLYFQRHDGSAVTCEDFVKAMEDANKVELKQFRNWYSQAGTPILDVTDSFNETDGTYRLTIRQSCPSSPGQEEKLPFHLPIRIGLLGADGAELVLNEQGDTETVLQLTEDEQSFEFSGLAEKPLPSLLRGFSAPVKIRYNYSNEQLQFLMRKDKDTFNRWDASQRLALNALCELQVAFRKGEELQVQPSLISAFKEVLQDVDLDLALVAEILQLPSEQFIAEESSSIDAEAIIVAREFVRKVIAGELFDEFRTRYLELNTTKPYSPNALDIAQRRLKNTCLSYMCITETEEALNIAQVQFESASNMTDSAAALAVIINHAPEDRARALIEQFYERWKTDTQAVELWLSQQSCSPKRGTLENIRAFMDHPAFEMKNPNKVRSVIGGFANRNFKQFHKSDGSGFEFVADQVLALDKLNPQISARLVIPITRWKKYSGSLGEKMKVALQRIADSGDLSKDLFEVVSKSLI encoded by the coding sequence ATGAAAGATAGCCAGCCAAAGACCATTTACCTGAAAGACTATCAAGTACCAGATTACCTGGTGGATGCTACTGATTTACATTTTGAGCTGGAACCCAAGGCAACTTTGGTCAAATCTCGTTTGAATATTCGCAGAAATCCGAAAGCGGGCACAGGGCTGCCGCCTTTAGTGCTGGATGGCGTCGAGCTGGAATTACTTTCGGTTTCTTTGGATGGAGTTTTGTTGTCTACATCTGATTATCAGGTTCTACCTGAGGGCCTGTCTATCCCTGTAGAGAAACCAGAATTTCTGCTGGAAATCCGCAATCGGATAAATCCGGAGGAAAACACATCTCTAGAGGGATTATATCTCTCTAATGGTATGTATTGCACTCAATGTGAAGCTGAAGGATTTAGAAAAATTACTTTCTATCCTGACCGGCCGGATGTTATGTCCAAATTTACCACCACCATCGTCGCGCCGATGGACCACCCAGTACTACTTTCAAATGGCAATGAAGTTGAAAGGGGTAGATATGAAGATGGTCGTCAGTTTGTAACTTGGGAAGATCCATTCACCAAGCCGGCTTACTTATTTGCGTTGGTAGGCGGGGACTTGGAGCATGTGGAAGATAGCTTCACAACAGCCTCTGGTAGAAAGGTTAAGTTACAGATCTTTACGGAAGCGAAAAATATTGGGAAGTGTGATCATGCTATGCGCTCACTTAAAAATGCGATGCGTTGGGATGAGGAAAATTACGGAAAGGAATATGACCTAGACATCTTTATGATTGTTGCTGTTGATCATTTCAATATGGGGGCTATGGAAAACAAAGGATTGAATATTTTCAATTCGGCCTGTGTGCTCGCTAGCCCAGAAACAGCAACGGATTCAGCTTTTCAGCGGATTGAGTCTATTGTAGGACATGAGTATTTTCACAACTGGTCCGGCAATCGGGTTACTTGCCGGGATTGGTTTCAGTTGAGTCTGAAGGAGGGTTTTACCGTATTTCGTGATGCGGAGTTCTCTGCTGACCTTAATTCCCGAGCGGTTAAGCGTATTGAAGATGTATCCCTTTTGCGTACTACCCAGTTTGCTGAAGATGCCGGCCCTATGGCCCATCCTATCAGGCCAGATTCTTATATAGAAATTTCAAATTTTTACACTCTGACAATTTATGAAAAGGGTGCGGAAGTTGTACGGATGATTCATACCCTCTTAGGTGCAGAAGGATTCCGCAAAGGAAGTGACTTGTACTTTCAGAGGCATGATGGCAGCGCGGTAACCTGTGAAGATTTCGTCAAGGCGATGGAAGATGCTAACAAGGTTGAACTGAAGCAATTCCGCAACTGGTACAGCCAAGCAGGCACGCCGATACTTGATGTGACAGATAGCTTTAATGAAACTGATGGCACTTATAGGCTAACTATTCGCCAGTCTTGCCCTTCATCGCCAGGTCAGGAAGAGAAGTTACCTTTCCACTTACCAATAAGAATTGGATTGCTGGGGGCTGATGGCGCAGAGCTTGTACTCAATGAGCAGGGTGATACTGAAACTGTTTTACAGTTAACAGAAGATGAGCAATCTTTTGAGTTTTCCGGACTTGCGGAGAAGCCTTTACCCTCATTGCTGCGAGGCTTCTCCGCTCCAGTAAAAATAAGGTACAACTATAGTAATGAGCAGCTTCAATTTTTAATGAGGAAGGATAAGGACACGTTTAACCGCTGGGATGCAAGTCAGCGCCTAGCATTAAATGCTTTGTGTGAGCTTCAGGTGGCTTTTCGTAAAGGTGAGGAACTACAGGTACAACCAAGTTTAATTAGTGCTTTTAAAGAGGTTTTACAGGATGTTGATCTCGATCTAGCGCTGGTTGCAGAGATCTTGCAGTTGCCCAGCGAGCAGTTTATCGCTGAAGAGTCATCATCTATTGATGCGGAAGCAATAATTGTTGCGAGGGAATTTGTTAGGAAGGTAATTGCAGGTGAATTATTTGATGAATTTCGCACGCGCTATCTAGAATTGAATACGACTAAGCCCTATAGCCCGAATGCGTTAGATATTGCGCAAAGACGACTTAAAAATACCTGTTTATCCTATATGTGCATAACAGAAACTGAGGAGGCGTTAAATATAGCCCAGGTTCAGTTTGAGAGCGCTAGTAATATGACAGATAGTGCGGCGGCTCTCGCTGTTATTATTAATCATGCACCGGAAGATCGAGCCAGGGCGTTGATTGAGCAATTTTATGAGCGCTGGAAAACCGATACTCAAGCCGTAGAACTATGGCTGAGTCAGCAGAGTTGTAGTCCCAAGCGCGGTACATTGGAAAATATTCGTGCATTTATGGATCACCCTGCTTTTGAAATGAAAAACCCCAATAAAGTAAGGTCTGTAATAGGTGGTTTTGCTAATCGTAATTTTAAGCAATTCCATAAGAGCGATGGTAGCGGGTTTGAGTTTGTTGCCGATCAGGTTCTGGCCTTGGACAAGCTAAATCCACAAATTTCAGCAAGACTGGTTATACCGATCACACGTTGGAAAAAATACTCTGGTAGCCTGGGTGAGAAGATGAAAGTTGCCCTGCAAAGGATTGCTGATTCGGGAGACCTATCTAAGGATTTGTTTGAGGTAGTCAGCAAAAGCTTGATTTAA
- a CDS encoding histidine phosphatase family protein: MARIFLIRHGEAAKGEHIPDPILTDEGYKQAEELALKLSTLEKVQLISSPKLRAQQTAKPLAEVWDIEVVIENALTEIPTPEEIPKAQRLTWLRTLLTGEWDPCDREQKDWRDGIIRYLESLSEDTFIFCHFMVINSVVAHIRNHQKVQQFRPDYTSITELKNDGNKLHLVQLGEEKDNKIL; encoded by the coding sequence ATGGCAAGAATTTTTTTAATCAGGCATGGAGAAGCAGCGAAAGGGGAGCACATCCCCGATCCAATACTCACAGACGAAGGTTACAAGCAGGCAGAAGAGCTAGCCCTAAAACTTTCCACACTCGAGAAAGTTCAATTAATAAGCAGTCCCAAACTCAGAGCACAGCAAACAGCAAAGCCCTTGGCCGAAGTTTGGGATATAGAGGTTGTAATTGAAAATGCACTGACGGAAATACCTACACCAGAGGAAATACCCAAAGCTCAACGCCTAACCTGGTTACGAACATTACTTACTGGAGAGTGGGACCCCTGTGACAGAGAACAAAAAGATTGGCGCGATGGAATAATCAGGTATTTGGAAAGTCTTTCAGAGGACACCTTTATCTTCTGCCATTTTATGGTCATCAATTCAGTTGTTGCACATATCCGAAACCACCAAAAAGTACAACAGTTTAGGCCCGATTACACTTCAATCACTGAGCTAAAAAATGATGGAAACAAGCTACATTTAGTCCAGCTAGGCGAAGAAAAAGATAACAAAATTCTATAA
- a CDS encoding carboxylesterase family protein has translation MTTDPEIGRHLNKKPTPVVDTPAGPIIGTTDEETGVYKFLGIPYALPPVGNLRWLPPQELDRWKNPFQAHSFGSPAAQNSSTLMEVRDQNGNLPEREECLYLNVFSPAMSQGKKLPVMFWVHGGSFYMGSGCQEIYNGKYLAASGRTIVVTINYRLGALGFLRLKDISDIPSTGNEGLLDQIAALQWVRKNISAFGGDPKNITLFGESAGAMSIASLLETPQCKGLIRRAIVQSGHPRASHSQQSANHVGKTFIHKFEKISGGISLKNCPTKLLLQTQKAILSDTSMTAKWGQLPFKPVADRDLFSPGKKLSPTHQTSLLLGNNLEEWNLFSAINPESFNMDYRQICTHLEWLIPESELKPLLRHYYQLAKKMTDNPWPEWSRAWNLLLTDMVFTLPGLRHLQNHQGENYHYHFAQPLAAQPLLGACHAVELGYVFGTHSDQSLKTLYGAEENPHLLSASMQQAWLNFAETGKPGNDWPEFSGKHSKRFGNHPSARAFNSPELLSLWQHIPDDRLNGYL, from the coding sequence ATGACTACAGACCCGGAAATTGGCAGGCACTTAAACAAAAAACCTACACCTGTTGTTGATACGCCTGCCGGGCCAATCATCGGAACTACAGATGAGGAAACTGGCGTATATAAATTCTTGGGTATCCCCTACGCCCTCCCTCCTGTGGGAAATTTACGTTGGTTACCGCCGCAAGAGTTGGACCGCTGGAAAAACCCTTTCCAAGCACATAGTTTTGGATCACCAGCTGCGCAAAACTCATCCACCTTAATGGAAGTTCGAGATCAAAATGGGAATCTTCCTGAAAGAGAGGAATGCCTCTATTTGAATGTATTCTCTCCCGCAATGTCGCAAGGAAAAAAGCTGCCAGTGATGTTTTGGGTTCATGGCGGCTCTTTTTACATGGGATCAGGATGCCAAGAAATTTACAATGGTAAATACTTGGCAGCTAGCGGTCGGACAATTGTTGTCACTATAAACTACCGATTAGGCGCACTGGGATTTCTGCGTCTAAAGGATATTAGTGATATACCATCAACCGGCAATGAAGGGCTTTTAGATCAAATAGCCGCCCTACAATGGGTTCGGAAAAATATCTCAGCATTTGGCGGAGATCCAAAAAATATCACTCTTTTTGGCGAATCAGCCGGGGCAATGAGTATTGCCTCCTTACTTGAAACTCCACAATGTAAAGGTCTTATACGGCGTGCTATTGTCCAAAGTGGGCACCCAAGAGCCTCTCACTCCCAGCAAAGCGCTAACCATGTTGGTAAGACTTTCATTCATAAATTTGAGAAAATCTCTGGTGGCATCTCACTAAAAAATTGTCCAACCAAACTTCTTCTGCAAACCCAAAAAGCAATACTCTCTGACACGTCTATGACAGCAAAATGGGGGCAACTGCCATTTAAACCTGTCGCAGACAGAGACCTTTTTTCCCCTGGAAAAAAACTCTCCCCGACACACCAAACATCCCTTTTGTTAGGGAACAATTTGGAGGAATGGAATCTTTTCAGTGCTATAAACCCTGAAAGCTTTAACATGGACTACCGGCAAATATGTACTCACTTGGAATGGCTTATTCCAGAGTCCGAATTAAAGCCCTTACTCAGGCATTACTATCAACTAGCAAAAAAAATGACAGACAACCCCTGGCCAGAATGGAGCCGAGCCTGGAACCTCTTGCTCACTGATATGGTATTCACCTTGCCTGGGCTGAGACACCTACAAAACCATCAGGGGGAAAACTATCACTATCACTTTGCGCAACCTCTCGCTGCACAGCCTTTACTGGGGGCTTGTCACGCCGTTGAGCTTGGCTATGTATTTGGAACCCATAGCGATCAGTCCTTGAAAACACTATATGGTGCTGAAGAAAACCCCCATTTATTAAGTGCATCAATGCAACAAGCTTGGCTGAATTTTGCTGAAACAGGGAAACCCGGCAATGATTGGCCAGAGTTTTCAGGAAAACACAGTAAGCGATTTGGCAATCATCCCTCAGCCAGGGCGTTTAACTCACCAGAGCTTCTCAGTTTATGGCAACATATACCCGACGATAGGTTGAATGGTTATCTTTAG